In one window of Aphidius gifuensis isolate YNYX2018 linkage group LG4, ASM1490517v1, whole genome shotgun sequence DNA:
- the LOC122853935 gene encoding diacylglycerol lipase-alpha-like, with protein sequence MRLVTFITLVGQSLDTASILAILLRQDYPNLICYLYAPPGGLLSMPAIYTQKFIISTILGKDFVPLMGLRQMECLRADVINALRQSADLKWKTICSVMCCGRSSKPTAITKLENGGCIVEYHKNKNQARLLVPIDTVIYKTTSFTIIYPPEKTIRS encoded by the exons ATGCGGCTGGTTACG TTTATAACACTTGTTGGTCAGTCATTGGATACAGCATCAATACTGGCAATATTATTACGTCAAGATTATCCAAATTtaatatgttatttatatgCACCACCTGGTGGTTTATTAAGTATGCCagcaatatatacacaaaaatttataatatcaacgATTCTTGGTAAAGATTTTGTACCACTTATGGGTTTACGACAAATGGAATGTTTACGTGCTGATGTTATAAATGCATTGAGACAAAGTGCTGATCTAAAATGGAAAACAATATGTTCAGTTATGTGTTGTGGTCGTAGTTCAAAACCAACAGCTATAACTAAACTCGAAAATGGTGGATGTATTGTtgaatatcataaaaataaaaatcaagcaAGATTATTAGTACCAATTGATacagttatttataaaaccacGTCATTTACCATTATATATCCACCAG aaaaaacaataagaaGCTGA
- the LOC122855170 gene encoding probable RNA-binding protein 19, with protein sequence MSRLIIKQLPNNVTETKIKELFSQKGVVTDVQLKYTQDGKFRHFGFVGYKTEEEANVALEYFNGSYMNAQKIKVEKSSDLGDANKPKSWSKYAPDSSAYEKNAQKISSDSKKSTEKEKKSKKKKDKKIEESNQVKEALEKHINDPLFNEFLESHKVSNVEKILINNTIKKTKSENEDSSNDDEDDDDDAAADKSTKDEEDNKDNEDIKEEKLANKNISDLEYMQALKKKSQPDDSENVKPVKEKKDREIKKFFTVKIRGLGYNHKKKHIKDFFKPLKAKSIRVPQKIKGIAYVGFKTEKIMNQALIKNKSFLEGKRLLITKYDGEKEQDDKNIKNKDENCRWKAQIDGLKDVDEIGESGRMYIRNLSYTTTEDDVRALFEKYGTLVEVNLPIDKVTRKPKGFGTVTFMMPEHAVKAFTELDGSTLNGRLLHILPGKAPPSLTDQLEKEGLSFKEKKDLKQKATAHSSHNWNTLFLGQNAVVEAIASTYNTTKEKVLEESDGTSVAVRVALGETQLVEETKKFLEDNGVKLDAFNQAPTNRSKTIILVKNLPPNTKVYEIREIFAKHGELGRVIMPPSGVTALVEYLEPSEARKAVTKLAYTKFKHLPLYLEFAPDNSLTPSNRKPSKNNNTDTDIPNKTSDESTTTEMKNETVKDEDEDEPEQDTTLFVKHINSTTTDDMLNEYFSKCGPLQYATVAKKKDPQNPGEKLSMGYAFVRYKCKADADKALKDLQNTEFDGRTLELKRSERTLTTDVKTTRKTSKTGKQSSSIIMVKNIPFQATTKEIKELFNAFGEIKSTRLPKKYGEDGRHRGFGFVEYHTKEQAGRAFEALSKSTHLYGRRLNLEWAALEEDVEDNRKRTAKHFHQGEASTKRSKKAVLDPESVGLSAE encoded by the exons ATGTCacgattaattattaaacaattaccaaacaac gttacagagactaaaataaaagaattatttagtCAAAAGGGTGTTGTAACTGATGTACAATTAAAATACACTCAAGATGGAAAATTTCGTCATTTTGGATTTGTTGGATATAAAACAGAAGAAGAGGCAAATGTAGCTCTTGAATACTTTAATGGAAGTTACATGAATGCCCAAAAAATTAAAGTGGAAAAAAGTTCTGATTtag gTGATGCCAATAAGCCAAAATCTTGGAGTAAATATGCACCAGACAGTAGTGCTTATGAAAAAAATGCCCAAAAAATTAGTagtgattcaaaaaaaagtacagaaaaagaaaagaaatctaagaaaaaaaaagataaaaaaattgaagaaagtaATCAAGTTAAAGAAGCACTAGAAAag caTATCAACGATCCACTTTTCAATGAATTTCTTGAAAGTCATAAAGTGtctaatgttgaaaaaatattaattaacaatacaattaaaaaaacaaaatctgaAAATGAAGATTCATCAAATGAcgatgaggatgatgatgatgatgctgctgCTGATAAAAGTACAAAAGACGAAGAAGACAATAAAGACAATGAAGacattaaagaagaaaaattagcaaataaaaatataagtgatCTTGAATATATGCAAgcattaaagaaaaaaagtcaACCAGATGACAGTGAAAATGTTAAAccagttaaagaaaaaaaagatcgtgaaattaaaaaattttttacagttaAAATACGTGGTTTAGgatataatcataaaaaaaaacatattaaagatttttttaaaccattgAAAGCAAAATCAATTCGTGTACCACAAAAAATAAAGGGTATAGCTTATGTTGGAtttaaaactgaaaaaataatgaatcaagcattgattaaaaataaaagttttttagaaGGTAAAcgtttattaataacaaaatatgatGGTGAAAAAGaacaagatgataaaaatataaaaaataaagatgaaaattGTCGATGGAAAGCACAAATTGATGGATTAAAAGATGTTGATGAAATTGGTGAATCTGGAAGAATGTATATTAGAAATTTATCATACACAACAACTGAAGATGATGTTAGAgctttatttgaaaaatatggaACACTTGTAGAAGTAAATTTACCAATTGATAAAGTAACAAGAAAACCAAAAGGTTTTGGAACAGTAACATTTATGATGCCAGAACATGCTGTTAAAGCATTTACTGAATTAGATGGTTCAACATTAAATGGTAGACTTTTACATATATTACCAGGTAAAGCACCACCATCATTAACAGATCAACTTGAAAAAGAAGGTTTAtcattcaaagaaaaaaaagatttaaaacaaaaagcaaCAGCACATTCATCACACAATTGGAATACATTATTTCTTGGACAAAATGCTGTTGTTGAAGCAATTGCATCAACATATAATACAACTAAAGAAAAGGTTCTTGAAGAGAGTGATGGTACAAGTGTTGCTGTTAGAGTTGCACTTGGTGAAACACAATTAGTAGaagaaactaaaaaatttttagaagatAATGGTGTTAAATTAGATGCATTTAATCAAGCACCAACTAACAGATCTAAAACAATTAttcttgttaaaaatttaccacCAAATACAAAAGTTTATGAAATTAGAGAAATATTTGCAAAACATGGTGAACTTGGTCGTGTTATTATGCCACCATCTGGTGTAACAGCTCTTGTTGAATATTTAGAACCATCTGAAGCTAGAAAAGCCGTTACAAAATTAGCCTATACTAAATTTAAACATCTTCCATTGTATCTTGAATTCGCACCTGATAATAGTTTAACACCAAGCAATCGTAAaccaagtaaaaataataatactgatacTGATATTCCAAATAAAACATCTGATGAATCAACAACAactgaaatgaaaaatgaaacagttaaagatgaagatgaagatgagcCTGAACAAGACACAACTTTATTTGTTAAACATATTAATTCTACAACAACTGATGACATGTTAAATGAATACTTTAGTAAATGTGGACCACTACAATATGCAAcagttgctaaaaaaaaagatccaCAAAATCCAggtgaaaaattatcaatgggATACGCATTTGTTAGATATAAATGCAAAGCAGATGCTGATAAAGCATTGAAAGATTTACAAAATACAGAATTCGATGGTAGAACATTGGAATTAAAAAGATCAGAAAGAACATTAAC aactGATGTTAAAACAACTAGAAAGACATCAAAGACTGGAAAACAATCTAGTTCAATAATTATGGTTAAAAATATACCATTCCAAGCAACTACCAaggaaataaaagaattattcaa tGCATTTGgtgaaataaaatcaacacgtttaccaaaaaaatacgGTGAAGATGGAAGACATCGTGGTTTTGGTTTTGTTGAATATCATACAAAAGAACAAGCAGGG cgtGCTTTTGAAGCACTCAGTAAAAGTACTCATTTGTATGGACGAAGATTGAACCTAGAATGGGCTGCACTTGAGGAAGACGTGGAAGATAATAGAAAGCGAACTGCAAAACATTTTCACCaag GTGAAGCATCAACAAAGAGAAGTAAAAAAGCTGTTTTAGATCCTGAATCTGTTGGTTTATCtgctgaataa